In the Meiothermus cerbereus DSM 11376 genome, ATCGGTGCCCGCATGAAACGCTCGGGGATGCAGTGGAGTCGCCCTGGGGCTTCGCGCACAGCAGCCCACCGCGCCCAGCTATGTAGTTCCCATCCGCTGGTGGCCTTCGAGGCCCTGAGGTGGAGGGCTTTCCCTGTACGGAATTGCTGAGATGCACCCCAAAAGAAGTTTTTTCTTGCTTGCAAAGCCTGGAGGTGCTAGGCTACTCGAGGCGCTTTGCTAAGCAGGAAGCATTGGGGTTTTCTGCTGATCGCAAAAGCTCAGGAGGCACCGTGGAAGATCACAGTTCTAGTCGAAGATTTTGCCCGGTGTGCTCCCACACCGAGTAATCCTCGACAAACCGTGTACCCTGCGGAGCTTCCTTCCAAGATTCGGCTCAGGCCGAAAACCGAAGGAGGCCGCATATGTACGACAGCGAAACCTTGGTTGGGCTGGAAGCCCTCAAAAACGCTCTTCGCGAGAGTGACGCCTTCAAGGTTAAGGCTGCGCTGGAAGAGCTATACCCCGCACAGATCCTGGAACATTGGGCAGAGTTCGCCCCCGAGCACCGCCGGGCCATCCTGACCCTGCTCTCCCCCGCCGAGGCCGCGGAGGTCTTTAGCCACCTCGAGGAGGCCGAACAGGCCGAACTTCTGGAAGCCCTGCCGCCCTGGCGGGTCAAGGAACTGCTGGAGGAGCTTTCGCTCGACGACCTGGCCGATGCCATCAACGCCGTCGAGGAAGAAAACAGCCCCGAAGCTGCTGAAGCCTTGTTACAGCAGCTAGACCCCGAGACCCGGGCCGAGGTAGAAGAGCTGGCCGAGTACGAAGAGGACGAGGCCGGGGGCATCATGACCTCGGAGTACATCGCGGTACGGGACAATATGCGGGTCGAGGAGGTGTTCCGCTTCCTCAGGCGCGAGGCCCCGGACGCAGAGCAAATTTACGTGATTTACGTGGTAGATGCCGAGCAGCATCTAAAAGGGGTGCTTACCCTGCGTGACCTGATCGTGGCCGATCCCAAAACCCGCGTTTCGGAGATCATGAACCCCGATGTGATTTACGTGCGCGACGACACCGACCAGGAGGAAGTGGCCCGGCTGATGGCCGACTACAACTTTACGGTGCTGCCAGTAGTGAACGAGGACAAAAAACTGGTCGGGATCGTAACCATCGACGACGTAGTAGACGTAATCGAAGAGGAAGCCACCGAAGACATCTACCGCCTGGGTGCGGTGGAGTCGCCCGAGCTGGTGTACAGCAAATCGAGTGTGTGGGAGCTGTGGAGCGCCCGGGTACGCTGGCTGATTATCCTGATCGTGACCGGCAGCATTACCAGCAGCATTTTGCAGGGCTTCGAGTCGGTGCTCGAGGCCGTCACTGCCTTGGCCTTTTATGTGCCAGTGCTGGTAGGCACCGGGGGCAATACCGGAAACCAGTCCAGCACCCTGATTGTGCGAGCCCTGGCCACCCGCGACGTGTCTTTGGGCGACTGGCTGCGCATCATACGTAAGGAGCTGGGCGTTGGTGTGCTGCTGGGTATAACCCTGGCTGGCCTGCTAACCATCAAGGTACTGATTGACGGACAGGTTCAACTGCTGTGGGTGGTGGGCATTTCGCTAGCCCTGGTGGTGCTGCTGGCCAACGTGGTGGGCGCCATGTTGCCCCTGCTGCTACGACGGCTTAAGCTCGACCCCGCCCTTATTTCCAACCCCCTGATTGCCACCGTTACCGACGTAACCGGGCTGGTGGTATACCTGAGCGTGGCCCGCTGGCTGCTGGAGCTGTAACGGCCAGACTTCTCCCACAATTGAGCTGCCCACCTGGCCATTGTGCCAAGCGCCTGATTGGCCTTACGGGCAGGCCGCGTGCGGAAAACCATAAATCCCGACAAAGATACTTGATTTATTGGTTGCCGCTTGCTAGCGTTGAGGGCGCGGTTGCCGGTTGGCAAGGCACGCTCCTGAGGTGCCTGGCAAAGCTGGCTACCCCAAGGCTGCCCTGCTGATGCACCCGGGCAATTTTCAACTGTTCTGCTTTTTTTGACACGCCTTTTCTGAACCTGACTGCGATGTTTTCTAGTCTGACCCGACCCATCCCCAAACCCCTGCTGGCAGTGGCCTGGCTGGTGGGTTCGGCGGTGGTGTTGCCGATGCTGTACCTGGTGCTGCGGGCCGCCGAAGCCGAGCCCCACCAGCTCGCCGAGATTGTGTTGCGGGAGCGCAATCTACAGTTGCTTGGCAACACACTGGCGCTACTGGTGGGGGTGATTGCCCTTACGACGGCGCTGGCCCTCCCGCTGGCCTGGATTACCAGCCGCACCGACCTGCGGGGCAAGCGCTTTTGGACAGTTTTGCTGGTGCTGCCGCTGGCAGTGCCTGGATATGTGGGGGTGTTTGGGTTCTTTGGGGCCGCCGGGGCCAGCGGCTGGCTGGAAAGCTTGCTGGGCTTTCCCTGGCCCCGGCCCACGGGCTACCTGGGGGCCTTAGGGGTGCTGACCCTTTTTACCTACCCGTACCTGTTTTTGAACCTGCGGGCCGCACTCTTGGGGCTGGATGTGGGCCTCGAGGAGTCCGCCCGCAGCCTGGGCTACAGGGGCCTCGAGGTCTTCTGGCGGGTGGTGTTGCCCCAGCTCCGGCCCGCCCTGTATGCCGGCTGGCTCCTCATCGGGCTGCACGTGCTGGGCGACTTTGGGGTAGTCAGCCTGGTGCGCTTCGAAACCTTCAGCTATGCCATCTATCTGCAATACTCGGCCTCCTTCGACCGGATATATGCCGCCTGGCTCTCGCTGATGCTGATTGGGCTAACCGGAAGCCTGCTCTGGCTCGAGGCCCGCCTGCTCAAGAACCTCTCCCTGAGCCGGGTAGGGCTTGGTAGCGCAAGGCGACCCCAACCGGCCAGGCTGGGGGCCTGGCGGTTGCCCGCAATAGCCCTGATGGGGGTGCCCATTGTGGGGGCTCTGGTGGTACCGCTCACCTCCATTGTGTACTGGCTGGCACAGTACCCCGGCACCTATGTGAATGGCTTGGGTGGCATCCTGGAAGCCTTGCGAAACTCGGTTCAGGCCGCTGCCCCCGCAGCCATGCTGGCCACCTGTTTGGCCCTGCCCCTGGCCTACCTGGGGGTGCGCTACCCCAGCAGGCTCGCGAGGCTTCTCGAGCGCACCGCCTACATCGGCTACGCCACACCCCCGCTGGCCTTTGCCCTGGCCCTCATTTTCTTCAGTCTGCGCGGGATGCCCTTCCTTTACCAGACCCTGGCCCTGCTAATTCTGGCCTATGCGCTGCACTTCCTGGCCGAGGCCATCGGCCCCATCCGCAGCGCGCTCTACCAGGCCCCACCCCGGCTCGAGGAGGCCGCCCGCAGCCTGGGCTATAAACCCCTGCAGGCCTTCCTGAAAGCCACCTTCCCCCTGCTCAGGCGGGGCATGCTAGCCAGCATGGCCCTGGTGTTTTTGTCGGCGGTAAAGGAACTTCCCCTCACCTTCTTGCTGGCTCCGGTGGGGTATTCTACGCTTTCGACACGCATCTGGGGCTACACCTCGGAAGCCATGTTTGCCGAAGCGGCCCCCTATGCCCTCCTGATCGTGCTATTCTCGGCTGGATTGGTGGGCTTACTACTCTCCCAGGAACGACGATGAAAACTCAAAGCGCCGAACGCCCTTCCACCGAGGCCCTGGCCCGCGCCCCTATCCTGCAAGTGCAGGGCCTGACCAAGCGCTTCCACCCCGATTTCCCTCCTGTGGTACAGGCGGTGAGTTTTGCGGTGGATCAAGGCGAGGTGTTTGCCCTCCTGGGGCCCTCGGGCTGCGGGAAAACCACCACCCTGCGTCTGATTGCCGGCTTTGAGCAACCCGACAGCGGTCAGATCTGGTTGGACGGCCGGGAAATCACCCGCCACCCCCCAGAACAGCGCGGCATCGGCTTTGTTTTCCAGGACTATGCGCTGTTTCCCCATCTGAGTGTGTTCGAGAACGTGGCCTTCGGTCTGCGCCACCTGCGGGGAAAAGAGCGGCAGGCGCGTGTGATGGAGGTGCTGGGCCTGGTTGGTCTGACTGTTTTCAAAGACCGCAAGCCCGGCGAGCTTTCGGGGGGGCAGCAGCAGCGGGTAGCCCTGGCCCGCGCCATTGCCCCCGGCCCCAAGCTGGTGCTGCTCGATGAGCCCTTTAGTAGCCTGGACGCCGCCCTGCGCCAGTCCACCCGCGACGAGGTGCGGACGCTGCTAAAGCAGTCGGGCATAGGGGCTATTCTGGTCACCCACGACCAGGAAGAGGCCCTCTCCTT is a window encoding:
- a CDS encoding ABC transporter ATP-binding protein, with the protein product MKTQSAERPSTEALARAPILQVQGLTKRFHPDFPPVVQAVSFAVDQGEVFALLGPSGCGKTTTLRLIAGFEQPDSGQIWLDGREITRHPPEQRGIGFVFQDYALFPHLSVFENVAFGLRHLRGKERQARVMEVLGLVGLTVFKDRKPGELSGGQQQRVALARAIAPGPKLVLLDEPFSSLDAALRQSTRDEVRTLLKQSGIGAILVTHDQEEALSFADRLAVMRSGQLEQVGTPEEVYHRPRTPFVAQFLGRTNLIPGEARGLEAETPLGRIMLFEEAHGAVLLSLRPEGLGLAVPLGHLGIDGKQLEGTVLAREFKGHDMTYRIQLGNRELIVQESPESPFYPGDKVRVLVRAKAVVVGRGR
- a CDS encoding ABC transporter permease; amino-acid sequence: MFSSLTRPIPKPLLAVAWLVGSAVVLPMLYLVLRAAEAEPHQLAEIVLRERNLQLLGNTLALLVGVIALTTALALPLAWITSRTDLRGKRFWTVLLVLPLAVPGYVGVFGFFGAAGASGWLESLLGFPWPRPTGYLGALGVLTLFTYPYLFLNLRAALLGLDVGLEESARSLGYRGLEVFWRVVLPQLRPALYAGWLLIGLHVLGDFGVVSLVRFETFSYAIYLQYSASFDRIYAAWLSLMLIGLTGSLLWLEARLLKNLSLSRVGLGSARRPQPARLGAWRLPAIALMGVPIVGALVVPLTSIVYWLAQYPGTYVNGLGGILEALRNSVQAAAPAAMLATCLALPLAYLGVRYPSRLARLLERTAYIGYATPPLAFALALIFFSLRGMPFLYQTLALLILAYALHFLAEAIGPIRSALYQAPPRLEEAARSLGYKPLQAFLKATFPLLRRGMLASMALVFLSAVKELPLTFLLAPVGYSTLSTRIWGYTSEAMFAEAAPYALLIVLFSAGLVGLLLSQERR
- the mgtE gene encoding magnesium transporter; this translates as MYDSETLVGLEALKNALRESDAFKVKAALEELYPAQILEHWAEFAPEHRRAILTLLSPAEAAEVFSHLEEAEQAELLEALPPWRVKELLEELSLDDLADAINAVEEENSPEAAEALLQQLDPETRAEVEELAEYEEDEAGGIMTSEYIAVRDNMRVEEVFRFLRREAPDAEQIYVIYVVDAEQHLKGVLTLRDLIVADPKTRVSEIMNPDVIYVRDDTDQEEVARLMADYNFTVLPVVNEDKKLVGIVTIDDVVDVIEEEATEDIYRLGAVESPELVYSKSSVWELWSARVRWLIILIVTGSITSSILQGFESVLEAVTALAFYVPVLVGTGGNTGNQSSTLIVRALATRDVSLGDWLRIIRKELGVGVLLGITLAGLLTIKVLIDGQVQLLWVVGISLALVVLLANVVGAMLPLLLRRLKLDPALISNPLIATVTDVTGLVVYLSVARWLLEL